From Tissierellales bacterium, a single genomic window includes:
- a CDS encoding ABC transporter substrate-binding protein, which produces MKLKFLVIIVAVSSIMSGCARTQKGPIKIGVNDWPPCEVWTIAQQNGYFSGIDVEIVRFTNWSDNMNSMYFGTTDITYATYFNSIYLSDKGERAKLLMPIDTIVGGDGLVVSGDIDDISELKGKKIAVEIGTDEHFLLSKSLESANLTLEDVELISSTSKESIELLNGGEVSGAFTYEPYLSKGANEYGGNILFTTKELPNHRVNVLVARESSLNDRKDDYKIIVEAWYKALEYIEKNPKESFEIMAKNENMDPEVFGKFYSEFKFYSKEEANKQLESSELEKLLNSMNEFCEKYHLINEKVDVKELLDVKVLEGIRYED; this is translated from the coding sequence GTGAAATTAAAATTTTTGGTAATTATAGTAGCTGTAAGCTCAATAATGTCAGGGTGTGCTAGAACGCAAAAAGGGCCAATAAAAATAGGGGTGAATGATTGGCCACCATGTGAAGTGTGGACTATAGCTCAGCAAAATGGTTATTTTAGTGGCATTGATGTTGAAATTGTGAGATTTACAAATTGGTCTGATAATATGAATTCAATGTATTTTGGTACTACTGATATAACTTATGCAACGTACTTTAATTCTATATATTTGTCAGATAAAGGCGAAAGGGCTAAATTACTCATGCCAATTGATACAATAGTAGGAGGAGATGGATTAGTCGTATCAGGTGATATAGATGATATATCTGAGCTGAAGGGAAAGAAGATTGCAGTGGAAATAGGAACAGATGAACATTTCTTATTATCAAAAAGTTTAGAAAGTGCAAATTTAACGCTTGAAGATGTTGAGCTAATATCTAGCACATCGAAAGAATCAATAGAATTACTAAATGGTGGAGAAGTTAGTGGTGCATTTACTTATGAACCTTACTTGAGTAAAGGAGCAAATGAATACGGTGGTAATATACTTTTTACAACAAAAGAGCTTCCAAATCATAGGGTTAACGTGCTCGTGGCAAGAGAAAGTTCATTAAATGATAGAAAGGATGATTATAAAATAATCGTTGAAGCCTGGTATAAAGCACTAGAGTATATAGAAAAAAATCCTAAGGAGAGCTTTGAGATAATGGCAAAAAATGAAAATATGGATCCAGAAGTGTTTGGAAAATTTTATAGTGAATTTAAATTTTATAGTAAAGAAGAGGCTAATAAGCAACTTGAATCAAGTGAGCTAGAAAAGCTATTGAATTCAATGAATGAATTTTGTGAAAAATATCATTTGATAAATGAAAAAGTAGATGTTAAAGAACTATTAGATGTCAAAGTTTTAGAGGGAATAAGATATGAAGACTAA
- a CDS encoding response regulator transcription factor, with protein sequence MTKRKILVVDDNVEVLEDIKKALKSYNYEVKTAASIENAKKCLNRSDIDGIILDGFIENSGGIDFLKEIRMAHSTMKIPVLLLSEKREEIDLILGLEMGADDYMYKPYSKRELNSRLGAIFRRMNYSSSIYAAKNFEINIENHIILKRGEILDLTPTEFELLAVLSKYPQKVFTRSELLDILWSDEVAYTTRTIDVHISNLRNKLEDDPAKPKYIKTIRGYGYRFNNMEGLL encoded by the coding sequence ATGACAAAAAGAAAAATACTAGTTGTAGACGACAATGTTGAAGTTCTTGAAGATATAAAAAAAGCTTTAAAATCTTACAATTATGAGGTTAAAACTGCAGCATCTATTGAAAACGCAAAAAAATGTCTAAATAGAAGCGATATAGATGGAATAATATTAGATGGTTTTATAGAGAATAGCGGAGGAATAGATTTTTTAAAAGAGATACGTATGGCACATAGCACTATGAAAATCCCAGTATTATTGCTGTCAGAGAAAAGAGAAGAGATTGATTTGATATTAGGGTTAGAAATGGGTGCTGATGATTATATGTATAAACCCTATAGTAAGAGAGAATTGAATTCTCGCCTTGGAGCTATTTTTCGTAGAATGAACTATTCTAGTAGTATTTATGCAGCTAAAAATTTTGAGATAAATATTGAAAATCATATTATATTGAAGCGTGGAGAAATTTTAGATTTAACCCCTACAGAATTTGAACTTTTAGCTGTACTAAGTAAATATCCTCAAAAAGTATTTACTAGATCAGAATTACTAGATATTCTCTGGTCTGATGAGGTTGCATACACTACGCGTACAATAGATGTTCACATAAGCAATTTGAGGAATAAACTTGAAGACGACCCGGCAAAGCCCAAGTACATTAAGACTATTAGAGGATATGGATATAGATTTAACAACATGGAGGGACTATTGTGA